From a region of the Planctomycetota bacterium genome:
- a CDS encoding DUF4091 domain-containing protein codes for MGRWLAGAVLCLAASLALAADAWPPKGTPLRVPVTRDLWVSSCPGETQGNNGGADKLKTKAYQEFFLLDIDPAPLKGRVITGAVLHLHCASKDIQKRLAVSSLASEWVEGTGTGYAKQPGSSCFEEAELSKRPWAYPGSDLTAVMMGEGNTLWATWDATPPDAEGWQTVAVEPRVVAARVAGLSHGFVVFDDTGSEWTRNGEQVKRFIFPNRFVHSRESGAKTAPYFTIYLGDEDKRPPAAPTDIRQDEAVLPAGEAIVSWVSPPDALGFNVKLLRGSNPAMAVPRYLIPMAAPGQRVEMHIGDLGFEGGETLSVGVAAVDAAGNTSQPAPAAVKLSATPPTVPIGGEPAAKFTEAVPLPKLGGAEVAVIDPLDKVKPDSGELIPSHDAAYLAANHLWSAKDKLVRLYAAKNEFVAFQVVLKGAAAGATPAVKLPEPLKATLLEFHNVKSKSGPLPDPLVPIRVALTSGGIVGGTSPSRDTRRGDTPPTTYGPRCAAFLADLYVPHETPEGKHTGTLTLMKDGDSLAIAIELNVWDFCLPDCLSFIPEMNSYGLPSPELGYYRVGHAHRTCVNALPYSQSGSVRAAPKWDGEKLDWTEWDKRFGPLLNGSAFSDLPRRAVPLDSFYLPLHENWPGDVFKDYNGSYWADRAFPPAYRETFVKVSRLFAEHFAEKGWNDTFLQFYLNNKNNYKDRGWSRGASPWILDEPASFQDYWALRWFATAFHEGSAAARGKTKLGYRIDISRPQWERDCLTPLTDFYVCSGVFRKYRRMILDRQRRNGMVIFEYGSSNPIEASNVQPAGWCVSAWCLGADGIVPWQTIGSEGSWANADECSLFYPGGKVGSAEPIPSVRLKAYRRGQQDVEYLTMLAQHLKAPRWAVGQAVQEKLRLVGAAQKGPDVGGIEDAGRISFRDLSPVALWELRTQVGSILSRAKPEWKRRLVDLRPPARDVSKLPTFLPEPRPPVAEKGSDGAQR; via the coding sequence ATGGGTCGTTGGCTTGCCGGTGCCGTGCTCTGCCTGGCCGCCTCGTTAGCACTCGCCGCCGACGCCTGGCCGCCAAAGGGCACGCCGCTGCGCGTGCCAGTGACGCGCGACCTGTGGGTTTCGTCGTGCCCCGGCGAAACCCAGGGCAACAACGGCGGCGCCGACAAGCTGAAGACGAAGGCGTACCAGGAGTTCTTCCTGTTGGATATTGACCCCGCGCCGCTCAAGGGGCGGGTCATCACGGGCGCCGTGCTGCACCTGCACTGCGCGTCGAAGGACATCCAGAAGCGCCTGGCCGTCTCGTCCCTCGCCTCCGAGTGGGTCGAGGGCACGGGCACGGGCTATGCCAAGCAGCCGGGCAGCTCTTGCTTTGAGGAGGCGGAGTTGAGCAAGCGCCCCTGGGCCTACCCCGGCAGCGATCTCACGGCCGTGATGATGGGCGAGGGCAACACACTCTGGGCCACGTGGGACGCCACGCCGCCCGACGCCGAGGGCTGGCAGACGGTGGCTGTGGAGCCGCGCGTCGTCGCCGCCCGCGTCGCCGGCCTCTCCCATGGCTTCGTGGTCTTCGATGACACGGGGAGCGAGTGGACGCGGAACGGCGAACAGGTCAAGCGGTTCATCTTCCCCAACCGCTTCGTCCACAGCCGCGAATCGGGCGCGAAGACCGCCCCCTACTTCACCATCTACCTCGGCGACGAGGACAAGCGGCCGCCCGCCGCTCCCACCGACATCCGCCAGGACGAGGCCGTCCTCCCCGCCGGCGAGGCCATCGTCTCCTGGGTCTCACCCCCCGACGCACTAGGCTTCAACGTCAAATTGCTCCGGGGCAGCAACCCTGCAATGGCTGTGCCCCGCTACCTCATACCAATGGCGGCACCGGGCCAGCGGGTGGAAATGCACATAGGAGACCTGGGCTTCGAAGGTGGGGAGACTCTTAGCGTAGGCGTCGCCGCAGTGGATGCCGCTGGCAACACAAGCCAGCCAGCGCCCGCCGCCGTCAAGCTCTCCGCCACGCCGCCCACCGTGCCAATCGGCGGCGAGCCGGCGGCGAAGTTCACCGAGGCTGTCCCGCTGCCCAAGCTGGGCGGGGCCGAGGTCGCGGTGATTGACCCGCTGGACAAGGTGAAGCCGGACTCAGGGGAGCTGATCCCATCGCACGATGCCGCCTATCTCGCGGCGAACCACCTGTGGTCAGCGAAGGACAAGCTGGTGCGCCTCTATGCCGCCAAGAACGAGTTCGTCGCCTTCCAGGTCGTGCTCAAGGGCGCCGCGGCGGGGGCGACGCCCGCCGTCAAGCTCCCCGAGCCCCTCAAGGCCACGCTCCTGGAGTTCCACAACGTAAAGTCCAAGAGCGGCCCGCTCCCCGACCCGCTCGTGCCAATCAGGGTCGCCCTCACGTCGGGTGGCATTGTGGGCGGGACGTCCCCGTCCCGCGATACGCGGCGTGGGGACACACCGCCCACAACCTATGGCCCGCGGTGCGCCGCGTTCCTTGCCGATCTCTATGTGCCGCACGAGACCCCCGAGGGGAAACACACAGGCACCCTCACGCTCATGAAGGACGGCGACTCGCTCGCCATCGCCATCGAGCTCAACGTGTGGGATTTCTGCCTGCCCGACTGCCTGTCGTTCATCCCCGAGATGAACAGCTACGGGCTGCCGTCGCCAGAGCTGGGCTACTACCGCGTGGGCCACGCCCACCGCACGTGCGTCAACGCTCTCCCCTACAGCCAAAGCGGCAGCGTGCGCGCCGCGCCGAAGTGGGACGGCGAGAAGCTGGACTGGACGGAGTGGGACAAGCGCTTCGGCCCGCTCCTCAATGGCTCGGCCTTCTCCGACCTGCCCCGCCGCGCCGTGCCGCTCGACTCCTTCTACCTGCCGCTCCACGAGAACTGGCCGGGCGACGTGTTCAAGGACTACAACGGCTCGTATTGGGCGGATAGGGCCTTCCCGCCCGCCTACCGCGAGACGTTTGTGAAGGTCTCGCGCCTCTTCGCCGAGCACTTCGCCGAGAAAGGCTGGAATGACACATTCCTTCAATTCTACCTGAACAACAAGAACAACTACAAGGACCGCGGCTGGTCGCGGGGGGCGTCGCCGTGGATACTCGACGAGCCGGCGAGCTTCCAGGACTACTGGGCGCTCCGCTGGTTCGCCACCGCCTTCCACGAGGGCTCGGCCGCGGCACGTGGCAAGACGAAGCTCGGTTACCGCATTGACATCTCGCGGCCCCAGTGGGAGCGCGACTGCCTGACGCCGCTGACCGACTTCTACGTGTGCAGCGGCGTCTTCCGCAAGTATCGCCGTATGATCCTCGACCGCCAGCGGCGGAACGGCATGGTTATCTTTGAGTACGGCTCGTCCAACCCAATTGAGGCGTCAAACGTCCAGCCCGCCGGCTGGTGCGTGAGCGCCTGGTGCCTGGGCGCCGACGGCATCGTGCCCTGGCAGACCATTGGCAGCGAGGGTTCGTGGGCCAATGCCGACGAGTGCTCGCTCTTCTACCCTGGCGGCAAGGTGGGCAGCGCCGAGCCAATCCCCAGCGTCCGCCTCAAAGCCTATCGCCGTGGCCAGCAGGACGTCGAGTACCTGACGATGCTCGCGCAGCACCTCAAGGCCCCCCGCTGGGCAGTTGGCCAAGCCGTGCAGGAGAAGCTGCGCCTCGTCGGCGCCGCGCAGAAAGGCCCCGACGTGGGCGGCATCGAGGATGCGGGGCGGATCTCGTTTCGCGACCTGTCGCCGGTCGCCCTATGGGAACTCCGCACGCAGGTCGGCAGCATTCTGTCGAGGGCCAAGCCCGAATGGAAGCGTCGGCTCGTGGACCTGCGTCCGCCCGCCCGCGACGTGAGCAAGCTGCCCACCTTCCTCCCCGAGCCGCGTCCGCCCGTGGCCGAGAAGGGCTCCGACGGCGCTCAGCGGTAG
- a CDS encoding (Fe-S)-binding protein, whose product MDITDQYDQIVRCNRCGFCQTACPIFRSTGHEAGVARGRLALLRAIVEGRVEWSSDLKEPLFACLLCGACTAHCFPAVPTADLITAARGQFLQKVGRSRLHKLLFHRLLPYPGRLRLAARAAALGKKAKLSSVAKALGLLRIFGRDFPRAEEIVERFPARAFRDRVKAGRYDGHGDALHIAYFVGCGMDIMTPDAAEASLELLKARGKTVTVLPNCCCGLPAETYGDREAALSLARKNLQCLGAAPYDLVVTDCSSCASFLKKYPTLFPEADPLRREAEKLASRTRDVVQFLAASCSSSRITHHASHLVVTWHDPCHASRGQKLVKEPRDILKSLPGVEYRELPEADWCCGGAGSYALGHYDLARQVLDRKMDNVVKTGANVLVTSCPACIIQLSYGVRLRKLPVRVCHLSELLVYR is encoded by the coding sequence ATGGATATCACCGACCAGTACGACCAGATCGTGCGCTGCAACCGCTGCGGCTTCTGTCAGACGGCCTGCCCGATCTTCCGCTCGACCGGGCACGAGGCGGGCGTGGCTCGCGGGCGGCTGGCACTCCTGCGCGCCATCGTCGAGGGGCGCGTCGAGTGGTCGTCGGACCTCAAGGAACCGCTCTTCGCCTGCCTGCTGTGCGGGGCGTGTACGGCCCACTGCTTCCCCGCGGTGCCGACCGCCGACCTCATCACCGCGGCCCGCGGCCAGTTCCTCCAGAAGGTCGGGCGGAGCCGCCTCCACAAGCTGCTCTTCCACCGCCTGCTGCCCTATCCAGGCCGCTTGCGCCTCGCCGCGCGCGCCGCAGCCCTGGGCAAGAAGGCGAAGCTCTCCAGCGTCGCCAAGGCGCTCGGGCTCCTTCGCATCTTTGGCCGCGACTTTCCGCGAGCCGAGGAGATCGTCGAGCGGTTTCCCGCCAGGGCATTCCGCGACAGGGTGAAGGCCGGCCGCTACGACGGCCATGGGGATGCCCTCCACATCGCCTACTTCGTCGGCTGCGGCATGGACATCATGACGCCCGACGCGGCCGAGGCGTCGCTCGAACTGCTCAAGGCGCGGGGAAAGACGGTCACCGTCCTGCCCAACTGCTGTTGCGGCCTGCCTGCCGAGACCTACGGCGACCGCGAAGCCGCGCTGAGCCTCGCACGCAAGAACCTCCAGTGTCTCGGCGCCGCCCCCTACGACCTCGTCGTCACCGATTGCTCGTCGTGCGCCTCGTTCCTCAAGAAATACCCCACGCTCTTCCCCGAGGCCGACCCGCTCCGCAGGGAGGCCGAGAAGCTCGCCTCCCGCACCCGCGACGTGGTCCAGTTCCTTGCCGCTTCTTGCTCTTCATCACGCATCACGCATCACGCATCGCATCTCGTAGTCACCTGGCACGACCCCTGCCACGCCTCTCGCGGCCAGAAACTCGTCAAGGAGCCCCGCGACATCCTGAAGTCCCTGCCGGGCGTCGAGTACCGCGAGCTGCCCGAGGCCGACTGGTGTTGCGGCGGAGCCGGCTCCTACGCCCTCGGGCACTACGACCTCGCCCGCCAGGTTCTCGACCGCAAAATGGACAACGTTGTGAAGACGGGTGCCAACGTCCTCGTCACCTCGTGCCCCGCCTGCATCATCCAGCTTTCCTACGGCGTCCGCCTCCGCAAGCTCCCGGTTCGCGTCTGCCACCTCTCCGAACTCCTCGTCTACCGCTGA
- a CDS encoding sugar phosphate isomerase/epimerase family protein translates to MTRREMMAAAGLGLAAARARAAGERPGGWQIGCWTRPWDKHEYHVALDAIAEAGFKHAGLMTAKGKNNLVISTATTLEEAQQVGEEVRKRGLSVPCVYGGGFPLGEPGVAALKKLIDCCVAATAKALMVGGTGDAKANDAYYKTIAEVCPYAAEKGLEIVLKPHGGLNATGPQCRQCIEAVGHKSFRLWYDPGNIYYYSDGELDPAKDAATVDGLVSGVCIKDYKHPKNVAVTPGTGQVDFRAVLGALKKGGFTSGPLVIETLAPGDLPTLLGEARAARKFVEGLVASIN, encoded by the coding sequence ATGACACGACGCGAAATGATGGCTGCTGCCGGCCTCGGACTGGCTGCGGCGCGCGCCCGCGCGGCGGGGGAGAGGCCGGGCGGTTGGCAGATCGGCTGCTGGACGCGCCCGTGGGACAAGCACGAGTACCACGTGGCCCTCGACGCCATCGCAGAGGCGGGCTTCAAGCACGCGGGCCTGATGACTGCCAAGGGCAAGAACAACCTGGTGATCTCCACGGCCACGACCCTCGAGGAGGCGCAACAGGTTGGCGAGGAGGTCAGGAAGCGTGGGCTCAGCGTCCCGTGCGTCTACGGCGGCGGGTTCCCGCTGGGCGAGCCGGGCGTCGCCGCGCTCAAGAAGCTCATTGACTGTTGCGTCGCCGCAACCGCCAAGGCCCTCATGGTCGGCGGCACGGGCGACGCGAAGGCCAACGACGCCTACTACAAGACCATCGCCGAAGTCTGCCCGTACGCCGCCGAGAAGGGCCTCGAAATCGTGCTGAAGCCGCACGGCGGCCTCAACGCCACCGGCCCCCAGTGCCGCCAGTGCATCGAGGCCGTCGGGCACAAGAGCTTCCGCCTCTGGTACGATCCCGGCAACATCTACTACTACTCCGACGGTGAACTCGACCCTGCGAAGGACGCCGCGACGGTGGACGGCCTGGTGAGCGGTGTGTGCATCAAGGACTACAAGCACCCCAAGAATGTCGCCGTCACGCCGGGCACGGGGCAGGTGGACTTCCGGGCGGTGCTGGGCGCGCTCAAGAAGGGCGGCTTCACGAGCGGCCCGCTCGTCATCGAGACCCTCGCCCCTGGCGACCTGCCGACCCTGCTTGGAGAAGCCAGGGCGGCTCGCAAGTTCGTTGAGGGCCTCGTGGCCTCGATCAACTGA